The following coding sequences are from one bacterium SCSIO 12741 window:
- a CDS encoding histidine kinase, translating to MKHYNRDNGLTGDVTFDVVPDDHGMLWINVANYVVRFDGEDFMFPLFGNFDQRAIPRLYKGESGKIWVQSLSGDLGWFRTLGRPRLMAYAYNDSIKHLTAENQVQSMKILKDETLLIGTKTKGLFEVSPEGRVKEVIGLQSGYHGYVIMELEKDAPLVFSIFDSTRQGTPFQVSYLNNTGDLRFQFSIPDITFGNRSILLKRNDSTFLFSTGGEQKTIAEFTSSGLLQTYQAPTQVNGILQDGKGGLWVGSMDNGLTHYPGGKIDESLGYRYLNDIKAAYPAHEDHEGGIWVTTYGHGLYHIPHPSYVSFDWRKEEVNTRVNLPRVTSDGKRIIFMDSENHLGVFEPHSSPQVRYLYFDESPVFPHTIEDIYYDTHFQNCWVGTSDGLFLMDPDKQEYSLPVKGLPANLETPILMKQGSQDSTIILITKHQYFVLIKDSVVFKSRQFPTDITDVIHLSPDQAWISDKEDTWFFDGQNLNSLNEQFPDEAPLENASLEYENGRLWIAPEGLKLRMVENGKISTIWAKDGYAVSYVRSLFKDDLGQINGISMDGHYVIQTDKKGSTNFPVKMYMQDFEVVMPFQWRGTELEEYYYSGTPTGLTRFEKIKYDQDEKQLPKVLINRIRINERDTIVKGNYELEYDQNFIGIDFSGLTFQQLNYSPMYITYMMEGVDKDWKDTKKRTLEYTTLPPGTYQFKIKARLGSAPYSDPEIIQFVISPPYWETWWFRSIWVIVGLLIIYVLFTYRLRQLKEKERLKTAREVEVTRLELRALKAQLNPHFIFNSITSAQYYLSKNQPKEAENYLLRFSQLMRKVLNHSEATQVSLKDEISLMQEYISIESERFSGEPIQFEVNSNRLDLSSCMILPALFQPYIENAIWHGLRLKQGERKITLDLETQDEHLIIKISDNGIGREIAKSRKTSSGESKSFGMLIASRRVKLMNNNLSEANTVQIIDLKDVHGNAIGTQVCLTLPLHFQTA from the coding sequence TTGAAACACTACAACCGCGATAATGGACTTACCGGTGATGTGACCTTTGATGTGGTTCCAGATGACCACGGGATGCTTTGGATAAATGTGGCCAACTATGTGGTTCGGTTCGATGGGGAAGATTTCATGTTTCCTCTTTTCGGGAATTTTGATCAAAGAGCCATTCCGAGATTGTACAAAGGGGAGTCGGGCAAAATCTGGGTTCAAAGTTTATCGGGAGACTTGGGTTGGTTTAGAACCCTTGGCAGGCCCCGATTAATGGCTTATGCCTATAATGATTCCATCAAGCACCTAACCGCCGAGAATCAGGTCCAATCGATGAAAATATTGAAGGATGAAACCTTGCTTATCGGAACAAAAACAAAAGGATTATTCGAGGTCTCACCCGAAGGTCGCGTAAAGGAAGTTATTGGGCTACAATCGGGGTATCACGGTTATGTTATTATGGAGCTTGAAAAAGATGCCCCCCTGGTTTTTAGCATCTTTGATTCAACTCGCCAGGGAACTCCCTTTCAGGTAAGCTACTTGAACAATACCGGTGACCTGCGCTTTCAATTTTCAATTCCGGATATCACTTTCGGCAACCGGTCCATCCTCCTAAAACGAAATGACTCTACCTTCCTTTTTTCAACGGGAGGTGAACAAAAAACGATAGCTGAATTCACTTCCTCTGGCTTACTCCAAACCTACCAAGCTCCAACTCAGGTAAATGGAATATTACAAGATGGTAAAGGAGGACTTTGGGTAGGAAGTATGGATAACGGCTTGACCCATTATCCTGGAGGAAAAATCGACGAATCTCTTGGATACCGGTATTTAAATGACATCAAAGCGGCTTATCCGGCCCATGAGGACCACGAGGGAGGAATTTGGGTTACCACGTACGGTCATGGACTGTATCATATTCCTCACCCCAGTTATGTCTCATTTGATTGGCGAAAGGAAGAGGTGAATACACGAGTCAATCTACCTCGGGTAACCAGCGATGGAAAACGTATCATTTTCATGGATTCGGAAAACCATCTGGGCGTTTTTGAGCCCCACTCATCGCCTCAGGTCAGGTACTTATATTTTGATGAGAGTCCCGTTTTTCCGCATACTATTGAGGACATTTATTACGACACACATTTCCAAAACTGCTGGGTAGGAACAAGCGATGGACTTTTCTTAATGGATCCGGACAAACAAGAATACTCACTACCCGTTAAAGGTCTACCAGCTAATTTGGAAACCCCGATTTTGATGAAACAGGGCTCCCAGGATAGCACCATTATATTAATCACTAAGCACCAGTATTTCGTCCTTATTAAGGATAGTGTAGTTTTTAAATCACGGCAATTCCCAACCGATATCACAGACGTTATTCACCTCTCCCCTGATCAGGCCTGGATAAGCGATAAAGAAGACACTTGGTTTTTCGATGGGCAAAACTTAAACTCTCTAAATGAGCAATTTCCTGACGAAGCTCCTTTAGAAAACGCCTCTTTAGAATACGAAAATGGTCGTCTCTGGATTGCTCCCGAGGGACTCAAATTAAGGATGGTGGAAAATGGCAAAATCAGTACTATTTGGGCAAAAGACGGTTATGCAGTGTCTTATGTTCGTTCCCTATTTAAAGACGACTTGGGTCAAATAAATGGAATCAGTATGGACGGCCATTATGTCATTCAAACCGATAAAAAGGGATCCACAAATTTTCCAGTCAAAATGTACATGCAAGATTTTGAAGTGGTTATGCCATTCCAATGGCGCGGAACAGAACTCGAAGAATATTATTACTCCGGCACGCCCACCGGGCTCACTCGTTTTGAAAAAATAAAATACGATCAAGATGAAAAACAACTGCCCAAGGTCCTCATTAACCGCATCAGGATCAATGAGCGGGATACAATCGTTAAGGGCAACTACGAATTGGAATACGATCAAAATTTTATCGGAATCGACTTTTCGGGACTCACCTTCCAACAATTGAACTATTCCCCTATGTACATAACCTATATGATGGAGGGGGTTGACAAGGATTGGAAGGACACGAAAAAAAGAACCTTAGAATATACAACCCTTCCTCCAGGAACGTATCAGTTCAAGATAAAAGCCAGATTGGGCAGTGCCCCCTATAGCGATCCGGAAATCATCCAATTCGTCATCTCACCTCCCTATTGGGAAACTTGGTGGTTTAGATCTATTTGGGTAATAGTCGGCCTATTGATCATCTACGTACTGTTTACCTATCGCTTGCGACAATTAAAGGAAAAGGAACGCCTAAAAACAGCTCGAGAGGTGGAAGTCACCCGGCTCGAATTAAGAGCATTGAAGGCGCAGTTGAATCCTCATTTTATTTTTAACAGCATCACTTCTGCACAATACTATTTATCCAAAAACCAGCCCAAGGAGGCCGAAAACTATTTGCTCCGATTCTCTCAGCTTATGCGAAAGGTGCTTAACCATTCTGAGGCGACGCAAGTTTCCTTAAAAGATGAGATTTCCCTCATGCAGGAGTACATATCCATTGAATCGGAAAGATTTTCGGGTGAACCTATTCAATTCGAAGTGAATTCAAATCGACTGGATCTATCGAGCTGTATGATACTTCCGGCCTTGTTTCAACCTTACATTGAAAATGCCATTTGGCACGGACTGCGTCTAAAACAGGGCGAGCGAAAAATCACGTTAGACCTGGAGACTCAAGACGAGCACCTCATCATTAAAATATCGGATAATGGTATAGGTCGTGAAATTGCCAAAAGTCGAAAAACATCATCCGGCGAAAGCAAATCTTTCGGAATGCTCATTGCTTCTCGGAGGGT
- a CDS encoding ABC transporter ATP-binding protein, with the protein MIELENLNKYYRIGKNELHVLKNVNLHIGPGELVSVMGSSGSGKSTLLNILGILDKYDSGEYRLDGERIRFLSQRKAAKFRNHLLGFIFQSFNLLSYKNAVENVALPLYYQGVSRKKRNKLALEYLDKVGLYDRADHLPSELSGGQQQRVAIARALITKPKVILADEPTGALDTQTSHDVMNLFKEVNKENITVLIVTHEDDIANRTDRLIRLTDGIIANQE; encoded by the coding sequence ATGATTGAACTAGAAAACCTGAACAAGTATTACCGCATTGGTAAGAACGAGTTGCACGTGCTTAAGAACGTCAACCTTCATATTGGTCCGGGAGAGCTGGTTTCCGTTATGGGGTCCTCGGGTTCAGGCAAATCGACTTTATTGAATATTCTCGGAATTCTGGATAAATATGATTCCGGAGAATATCGTTTGGATGGAGAACGAATTCGATTTCTTTCTCAGCGAAAAGCCGCCAAATTTCGCAACCATTTATTGGGGTTTATTTTCCAATCGTTTAACCTCTTGAGTTATAAGAATGCGGTTGAAAATGTGGCTCTTCCTCTTTATTATCAGGGCGTTTCGCGTAAGAAACGCAACAAGCTTGCTTTGGAATACTTAGATAAGGTGGGCTTGTATGATCGAGCTGATCACTTGCCTTCGGAATTATCCGGTGGACAGCAACAGCGGGTTGCCATTGCCCGGGCCCTGATTACCAAGCCTAAGGTTATTCTGGCGGATGAACCTACGGGAGCTTTGGATACCCAAACTTCGCACGACGTGATGAACCTGTTTAAGGAAGTAAACAAGGAAAACATTACCGTATTGATTGTAACGCACGAAGATGACATTGCCAATCGCACCGATCGTTTGATTCGATTGACCGACGGAATTATAGCCAACCAGGAATAA
- a CDS encoding ABC transporter permease, whose amino-acid sequence MFSLDNLHEILSAIRKNKLRTFLTGFAVAWGIFMLVILLGAGKGLENGVKTQFNDDAVNSLWITPGVTSMPYEGHRVGRRLQFDNEDYEYVKNRIEGTEFVTNRYVMWSQVANYQKESGSYHMRGTTPEHRLLENTIVLEGRFLNQDDLTERRKVAVVSTLVRDELFDGKSPVGEYFKLSGSNYKIVGLYHDEGSDWELRNIYVPVSTLQLIQNDPNRLNRIMTTVGDASVIESYKIAWDINTYMAQKYNYNPRDLRAVRIGNNVESYEKVMNLFNNIELFIWFVGMGTIFAGIVGIGNIMTIVVKERTKEIGIRKALGASPFSIISLILSEAIFITSVAGYLGLLLGVVTLESLSGAIGDSVEVFKQPEIDFQVAIMATLVLIVAGLLAGLIPAQRAARIEPVVALREE is encoded by the coding sequence ATGTTTAGCCTCGATAATCTTCATGAAATTCTCAGTGCCATCCGCAAAAACAAATTGCGGACCTTCCTCACAGGATTTGCTGTGGCTTGGGGAATTTTTATGTTGGTTATTCTCTTAGGTGCTGGAAAGGGGCTGGAAAACGGGGTGAAGACTCAGTTTAACGATGATGCGGTAAACAGTCTCTGGATTACACCCGGAGTAACCAGTATGCCCTATGAAGGCCACCGTGTAGGAAGGCGCTTACAATTTGACAACGAAGATTACGAATACGTAAAAAATCGAATAGAAGGAACTGAATTTGTCACCAACCGCTACGTGATGTGGAGTCAGGTAGCCAACTACCAAAAGGAGTCCGGGAGCTATCACATGCGTGGTACGACTCCTGAGCATCGCTTGCTCGAGAATACGATCGTTTTGGAAGGGCGATTTCTCAATCAGGATGATTTGACCGAACGGAGAAAGGTTGCAGTAGTGAGCACCCTGGTTCGCGATGAATTGTTTGATGGGAAGTCGCCGGTTGGTGAATATTTTAAATTGTCTGGGAGTAATTACAAAATTGTAGGACTCTACCACGATGAAGGATCTGATTGGGAATTGAGGAATATTTACGTTCCGGTTTCCACCCTGCAATTGATTCAAAACGATCCTAATCGGCTTAATCGAATTATGACCACTGTAGGAGATGCATCGGTGATAGAAAGCTACAAGATTGCTTGGGACATCAATACCTATATGGCTCAGAAATACAACTACAATCCTCGGGATTTGAGAGCTGTTCGGATAGGAAACAATGTGGAGAGTTACGAGAAGGTGATGAACCTGTTTAACAACATCGAACTTTTTATCTGGTTTGTGGGGATGGGCACCATTTTCGCGGGCATTGTGGGAATTGGGAATATTATGACCATTGTAGTGAAAGAACGAACCAAGGAAATAGGAATACGAAAGGCGCTTGGAGCTTCTCCGTTTTCCATTATTTCGCTCATTCTTTCAGAGGCCATTTTCATCACCTCGGTTGCTGGATATTTGGGCCTCCTATTGGGCGTGGTTACGCTGGAGAGTCTTTCTGGAGCCATTGGGGATAGTGTGGAAGTTTTTAAGCAACCTGAAATCGATTTTCAAGTAGCCATTATGGCCACTTTAGTATTAATTGTAGCTGGATTGTTGGCGGGCTTGATTCCCGCTCAGCGTGCAGCACGAATTGAACCTGTAGTAGCTTTAAGAGAAGAGTAG
- a CDS encoding ABC transporter permease: MFDRDKWYEIWVVLSRNPIRTLLTAFGVFWGIFMLIIMLGSGKGLENGVQDDFGTFATNSLFVWTNRTSIPYKGMPRNRTFNLKNDDIPVLKDRIPEIKIIAPRCQYNGYGEQ; encoded by the coding sequence ATGTTTGATCGCGATAAATGGTATGAAATATGGGTGGTGTTAAGCCGCAATCCGATTCGGACCCTCCTTACTGCGTTTGGGGTGTTCTGGGGGATTTTCATGCTGATCATTATGCTGGGCTCGGGTAAAGGATTGGAAAATGGAGTGCAGGATGATTTCGGAACCTTTGCTACGAACAGTCTTTTTGTTTGGACCAATCGCACTTCGATTCCCTACAAAGGCATGCCCCGGAACCGGACCTTCAACTTAAAGAATGACGACATCCCGGTATTAAAGGATAGAATTCCTGAGATCAAAATCATTGCGCCTCGCTGTCAGTATAATGGCTATGGGGAACAGTAA
- a CDS encoding ABC transporter permease: protein MGDVPELILINPRRVTEGRFLNPMDVDEKRKVVVIGQRVRDVLFERDEEAIGEYILISGVWFRVIGVFQNMNDNKADDGDLETIYTPISTYQQAFNIGDNIGWLSINTVDGVNVSSIEDKVFKVLAERHLVSPEDKRAFGHYNMEEGFLKMQNLFIGIRFLIWLVGIGTLLAGVIGISNIMLIVVKERTKEIGIRKAIGAPPLSIVSQIVAETLILTSVAGYVGLVVGVFAMESLNSAMETYGLSGEMFRNPEVDFGVAITATVVIIFAGAVAGFIPASVASRINPVIALKSEG, encoded by the coding sequence ATGGGTGATGTGCCTGAACTCATTTTGATCAATCCCCGAAGGGTTACCGAAGGACGCTTTCTCAACCCCATGGATGTGGATGAAAAGCGAAAGGTCGTGGTCATTGGTCAACGGGTACGCGACGTTCTTTTTGAGCGAGACGAAGAAGCTATTGGTGAATACATTTTGATCAGTGGGGTTTGGTTTCGGGTAATTGGCGTTTTTCAAAACATGAACGACAACAAGGCCGATGACGGAGACTTGGAAACCATATACACGCCTATATCTACCTATCAGCAGGCCTTTAATATTGGAGATAATATTGGTTGGCTATCCATCAATACGGTAGATGGGGTAAACGTGAGTTCCATAGAAGACAAGGTGTTTAAGGTTTTGGCCGAAAGACATTTGGTATCTCCGGAAGATAAACGTGCCTTTGGTCACTACAACATGGAAGAAGGATTCCTCAAAATGCAGAACCTGTTCATTGGAATTCGGTTTTTGATTTGGTTGGTTGGTATAGGTACCCTGTTGGCTGGTGTGATTGGAATTAGCAACATCATGTTGATTGTGGTGAAAGAAAGAACGAAGGAAATTGGAATTCGGAAAGCCATTGGAGCCCCGCCTTTATCCATCGTTAGTCAAATTGTAGCAGAAACCTTGATACTCACTTCCGTTGCAGGATATGTAGGATTGGTGGTTGGCGTTTTTGCCATGGAATCGCTGAACAGTGCGATGGAAACCTATGGATTGAGTGGAGAGATGTTTAGAAACCCTGAAGTTGATTTTGGAGTAGCGATCACCGCTACCGTTGTCATTATTTTTGCCGGCGCTGTGGCGGGCTTCATTCCTGCGAGTGTAGCTTCCCGTATTAACCCGGTGATTGCCCTAAAAAGTGAAGGATAA
- a CDS encoding efflux RND transporter periplasmic adaptor subunit yields MKRALTLLLVIALVGTFGYTIYYLYQKSQESPKMALTEKPFTDNVIRKTVATGSVVPRKEVEIKPNISGIIQELYIEAGDLVEVGTVLAKVRIIPDLERLNAAEARLERANISLENAQLDYDRNQKLYEQKVISAATLQPFELALKNSKQELEAAKDNLDIIREGATRKSSATTNTLIRATAGGMVLDVPVKEGNSVIEANNFNEGTTIAFIADMSDMIFEGKVDESEVGKLRLEMPLILKIGAIEGEQFDARLSYIAPKGKEENGAIQFDIKAQVNLQDSNFVRAGYSANADIVLDRVDSVLCINESLLKFEEDKPYVEVEIGPQEFEKRFIKTGLSDGIKVEILDGITATDQIKSRMVPADEYEELKAKEQV; encoded by the coding sequence ATGAAACGAGCCCTTACCCTATTGTTAGTTATTGCCCTGGTAGGAACCTTTGGATACACGATTTATTACCTGTACCAAAAGTCTCAGGAGTCGCCTAAAATGGCACTAACAGAAAAGCCATTTACCGATAATGTGATTCGAAAAACTGTGGCTACCGGATCGGTGGTTCCGCGAAAAGAGGTGGAGATTAAACCCAATATTTCAGGAATTATTCAGGAACTCTATATCGAAGCTGGCGATTTGGTTGAGGTGGGAACGGTTTTGGCCAAGGTGCGTATCATCCCAGATTTGGAACGCTTGAATGCCGCAGAAGCCCGATTGGAAAGAGCCAACATCTCGTTGGAAAATGCCCAATTGGACTACGACCGAAACCAGAAGTTGTACGAGCAAAAGGTAATTTCAGCGGCTACTTTGCAACCGTTTGAATTGGCCCTCAAAAATTCGAAACAAGAGTTGGAAGCTGCTAAGGATAACCTGGACATTATTCGTGAAGGTGCCACCCGCAAGTCGAGTGCAACCACCAATACGCTCATTCGGGCCACGGCTGGTGGAATGGTGTTGGACGTGCCAGTGAAAGAGGGAAACTCGGTGATCGAAGCCAACAACTTTAATGAGGGGACTACCATTGCCTTTATTGCCGACATGAGTGATATGATTTTTGAAGGAAAAGTGGATGAATCAGAAGTGGGAAAACTTCGCCTGGAAATGCCACTTATTCTCAAAATCGGAGCGATCGAAGGAGAACAGTTTGATGCTCGCCTGAGCTATATAGCACCGAAAGGAAAAGAAGAAAATGGCGCTATCCAATTTGATATCAAAGCCCAGGTAAATCTTCAGGATTCCAATTTTGTTAGAGCTGGTTACAGTGCCAATGCGGATATTGTTTTAGACCGGGTGGATAGTGTACTTTGTATCAACGAAAGCCTACTCAAGTTTGAAGAAGACAAACCTTATGTGGAAGTTGAGATAGGTCCTCAAGAGTTTGAAAAACGCTTTATCAAAACGGGTCTTTCCGATGGAATCAAGGTGGAAATTCTCGATGGTATCACAGCCACGGACCAAATCAAATCTCGTATGGTTCCAGCCGATGAATACGAAGAGTTGAAAGCTAAGGAGCAGGTTTAG
- a CDS encoding SRPBCC domain-containing protein, whose product MQETVNVEKVKLSHRKIYTDIIIKAPAEKAWEVLSDTSSYKNWAAFMVAIEGDLKDGNKITAKFQLDPAKEKFNTIDHHIQVEDGKSFFWAEKGPMGICDNHHFIIEAIDHKTSRFIQKDELTKGATWLLGGYLSKIYVKGYQAFNRQLKKEAELRFSKS is encoded by the coding sequence ATGCAAGAGACAGTAAACGTAGAAAAGGTCAAATTATCTCATCGAAAAATTTATACCGACATTATCATCAAGGCCCCGGCAGAAAAGGCTTGGGAAGTACTAAGCGATACCAGCTCCTATAAGAATTGGGCTGCTTTTATGGTCGCCATTGAAGGAGATTTAAAAGACGGGAATAAGATTACCGCGAAATTTCAATTGGATCCAGCCAAGGAAAAATTCAATACGATTGATCACCATATTCAGGTGGAGGATGGAAAATCTTTTTTCTGGGCAGAAAAGGGCCCCATGGGAATCTGTGATAATCACCATTTTATCATTGAAGCCATTGATCACAAAACGTCCCGATTCATTCAGAAGGATGAATTGACCAAAGGAGCTACTTGGCTATTGGGAGGATATCTTTCTAAAATCTATGTGAAGGGATACCAAGCATTTAACCGTCAATTGAAAAAAGAAGCGGAACTTCGGTTTTCCAAATCTTAG
- a CDS encoding AraC family transcriptional regulator: MDDILRIQSITQLHDLLGLDKPKHPLISVFTFGKEHYDNAVENFRYSFELYQISLKGNCPFTISKYGRNSYDFQECSMIFTAPNQVLEFNRNYKPNDDDCWTLVFHPDLIRVADLGKRIDDYSFFSYASNEALHLSAEERKTVSEISQKIEREYDNNIDAHSQTLIISNLELLLNYCVRFYDRQFYTRTNFNQGVASDFEQLLKSYYVEEKQLEMGVPSVQYCAEEMGMSPRYLSDLLRKETGRGTQDHIYHFIIEKAKTRLLNSNDNTSEISYYLGFEYPQYFSKMFKKKTTMSPKEYRQSLN; encoded by the coding sequence ATGGACGATATTCTTCGAATCCAAAGTATTACGCAGCTACACGATCTGCTGGGCCTGGACAAACCCAAACACCCCTTGATTTCTGTTTTTACTTTCGGAAAAGAACACTACGATAATGCAGTCGAGAATTTTAGGTACTCCTTTGAGCTCTATCAGATTAGCCTCAAGGGAAATTGCCCTTTTACCATTTCTAAGTACGGCAGAAACTCCTATGATTTTCAGGAATGTTCTATGATTTTTACGGCACCCAATCAAGTACTGGAGTTTAATAGAAACTACAAGCCAAACGATGATGACTGTTGGACCTTGGTCTTTCATCCGGATTTGATACGGGTGGCTGATTTGGGCAAACGAATAGATGACTATTCCTTCTTTTCTTATGCCTCCAATGAGGCTCTCCATTTATCCGCTGAGGAAAGGAAAACGGTTTCAGAAATAAGCCAAAAAATAGAACGAGAGTACGATAACAACATTGATGCGCACAGCCAAACGCTCATTATTTCGAACCTCGAATTGCTGCTGAATTACTGCGTCCGGTTTTACGACCGACAGTTTTATACCCGAACCAATTTCAATCAAGGCGTTGCCAGCGATTTTGAACAGCTCTTAAAATCCTACTATGTCGAAGAAAAGCAATTGGAAATGGGAGTGCCTTCGGTTCAGTATTGTGCAGAAGAAATGGGTATGTCTCCACGCTATCTGAGTGATCTATTGCGAAAAGAAACGGGCAGGGGGACGCAGGATCATATATATCATTTCATTATTGAAAAAGCCAAAACGAGGTTGCTCAATTCGAATGATAATACCAGTGAAATCTCTTATTACCTCGGCTTCGAATATCCCCAGTATTTCAGTAAAATGTTCAAGAAGAAAACGACAATGAGCCCTAAGGAATACCGGCAGAGTTTGAATTGA
- a CDS encoding glycosyltransferase family 39 protein, whose protein sequence is MISSNRITIGLFWLVVFPTAAVLRFFRASEISFTLDELSVLHRTGYGSFEELIREGIWNDVHPAGIQIMMHYYTQLVGYETALVKLPFLLMGLGSVVITFYLGKRWFSPTTGLLSSALLASVQFSVMYSQIIRPYASGMFFALAAAWFFTRYVFDEKRSIGVQVGWLISTSLAMYNHYFSFMMAGIIWASALLFLRKSEWKQYILLSLALGALYLPHLPLFVKQLAYGSPGGWLPPPEDDFLWQWLNFLFHFSDVFTVCILAVIGIGILTSGKNLFQFWGRRLLSLSWFALPFLIGYLYSIWRTPMLQYSGLLFGFPFLLLAAFSLIRTEKTSYQIAFLLLVLIPSVYSLIYGREYYERFYEDGYEKPVIAWEKAKLQLKDSNVPLLYRGSTSMTHFFDLQWPNKERAPYRLIEWTDSASLYQAENFVQETGSDRIAVSAAWQPGRDWIGRLRKEYPYLLERGNYYLLDYFLLSKDFRDTLNYKNIQDTAFYESVFYPSGQGSWNIHDGCRLQEDSNFVPSVKIDSACEFALEYRIPFNDLIQHPQQVADFYLQSSSQRQNQFLVLAIVKGDSTLHYETRNLAQYLGYHNSWTVLSFEPGPALYNKSQGGELVVYFWNKAKTSVELDAFEILVRKENPYCFWLKHEF, encoded by the coding sequence ATGATTTCCTCAAACCGGATCACCATAGGCTTGTTTTGGTTGGTCGTTTTTCCAACGGCGGCTGTACTCCGGTTTTTCAGGGCTTCGGAAATCTCCTTTACCTTGGATGAATTAAGCGTCCTGCACCGCACCGGCTATGGGAGTTTTGAAGAATTGATCCGCGAAGGAATTTGGAATGACGTGCATCCCGCAGGTATCCAGATCATGATGCACTACTACACTCAGTTGGTGGGCTATGAAACGGCCTTGGTCAAGTTGCCTTTTCTACTCATGGGATTGGGATCCGTGGTCATTACCTTCTACCTGGGCAAACGTTGGTTTAGCCCTACCACTGGATTATTGAGTTCTGCTCTTCTGGCATCGGTACAGTTTTCGGTGATGTATAGCCAAATCATTCGGCCGTATGCTAGCGGGATGTTTTTCGCTCTTGCCGCGGCTTGGTTCTTTACGCGATACGTGTTTGATGAAAAACGAAGTATTGGCGTTCAGGTAGGATGGTTGATTTCTACATCTCTGGCCATGTACAACCATTATTTCAGCTTTATGATGGCTGGCATTATTTGGGCTTCAGCCCTCCTGTTTTTACGAAAAAGCGAATGGAAGCAGTACATCCTGTTATCCCTGGCTTTAGGTGCTTTGTACTTGCCCCATCTTCCACTCTTTGTTAAGCAATTGGCCTATGGATCACCGGGTGGATGGTTGCCGCCACCCGAAGATGATTTCCTGTGGCAATGGCTGAATTTTCTGTTTCATTTTTCTGATGTATTTACGGTTTGCATACTTGCCGTTATCGGGATTGGAATACTTACTTCGGGCAAAAATCTATTCCAGTTCTGGGGTCGAAGGTTGTTGAGTCTAAGTTGGTTTGCACTACCTTTTCTCATTGGCTATTTGTATTCCATTTGGAGAACCCCAATGCTACAGTATTCGGGACTACTTTTCGGTTTTCCCTTTCTGCTGCTCGCTGCCTTTTCACTGATACGTACCGAAAAAACCTCTTACCAGATCGCCTTTTTGTTATTGGTCTTAATCCCCTCGGTTTATTCCTTGATATACGGGCGTGAGTACTACGAACGCTTTTATGAAGACGGCTATGAGAAACCCGTTATCGCTTGGGAAAAAGCCAAACTCCAACTTAAGGATTCTAATGTACCCCTGCTCTACCGAGGTTCTACCTCGATGACCCACTTTTTTGACCTGCAATGGCCCAATAAGGAAAGAGCGCCATATCGCTTAATCGAATGGACCGACAGTGCTTCACTGTACCAGGCAGAAAACTTTGTCCAGGAAACGGGATCCGATCGTATAGCAGTATCGGCGGCCTGGCAACCGGGTCGCGATTGGATTGGTAGACTACGCAAAGAATATCCATATCTGCTTGAACGTGGCAATTACTACCTGCTGGATTACTTCCTATTAAGCAAGGATTTTAGAGATACGCTGAACTACAAAAACATTCAGGACACCGCATTTTATGAATCCGTGTTTTACCCTTCGGGACAGGGTTCCTGGAACATTCACGATGGCTGTCGTTTACAAGAAGATTCAAACTTTGTTCCTTCTGTAAAAATTGATTCAGCCTGTGAGTTTGCCCTTGAATACCGGATTCCGTTTAACGACCTCATCCAACATCCTCAGCAAGTAGCCGATTTCTATTTGCAATCCTCCTCTCAAAGACAAAATCAATTCCTGGTTCTTGCCATCGTAAAAGGAGATTCCACTCTTCATTATGAAACCCGAAATCTTGCTCAGTACCTCGGTTACCACAACTCATGGACAGTGCTAAGCTTTGAACCTGGCCCTGCCCTTTACAACAAGAGTCAAGGTGGAGAATTGGTCGTTTACTTCTGGAACAAAGCCAAAACTTCTGTTGAATTAGATGCCTTCGAAATTTTGGTTAGAAAGGAGAATCCTTACTGCTTTTGGTTGAAGCATGAGTTTTAA